One genomic segment of Bradyrhizobium prioriisuperbiae includes these proteins:
- a CDS encoding ABC transporter permease — protein MLSFVAQRVVKAVIVLLAIVVLNFFLIRMAPGDPAVVMAGEAGAGDQIFISQLREKFGLDQPLPVQLFKYVRGIVSLDLGFSFRQQMPVSKLILDRLPATLLLTGTAFVISLALGILFGTLAARFAGTWADSAITVLALIFYATPLFWVALMAILLFSVTMDWLPSFGYETVGANYTGLAHVLDVAAHLIMPATTIGLFFMATYARMTRASMLEVKRLDFVKTARAKGLRDSVIQRRHVLRNALLPVVTLAGLQAGTLVGGAVLTETVFAWPGIGRLMYESLLQRDYNLLLGVFVVCSAMVLAFNLVTDLVYRSVDPRIEYAT, from the coding sequence ATGCTGTCATTCGTCGCCCAGAGAGTGGTGAAGGCCGTGATCGTGCTCCTCGCCATCGTGGTGCTGAATTTTTTCCTGATCCGCATGGCCCCCGGCGATCCGGCGGTGGTGATGGCCGGTGAGGCCGGCGCCGGCGACCAGATCTTCATTTCGCAACTGCGCGAGAAATTCGGCCTCGACCAGCCGCTGCCGGTGCAGCTCTTCAAGTACGTCCGGGGCATCGTCAGCCTCGATCTCGGCTTCTCGTTCCGCCAGCAGATGCCGGTCTCGAAACTGATCCTCGATCGCCTGCCCGCCACGCTGCTGCTTACCGGCACCGCCTTCGTGATTTCGCTGGCGCTGGGCATCCTGTTCGGCACCCTCGCCGCGCGCTTCGCCGGCACCTGGGCCGACAGCGCCATCACGGTGCTGGCGCTGATCTTTTATGCCACGCCGCTGTTCTGGGTGGCGCTGATGGCGATCCTGTTGTTCTCGGTGACGATGGATTGGCTGCCGAGCTTCGGCTACGAAACGGTAGGCGCGAATTATACCGGCCTCGCCCATGTGCTGGATGTCGCCGCCCACCTGATCATGCCGGCCACGACCATCGGCCTGTTCTTCATGGCGACGTACGCCCGCATGACCCGGGCCTCGATGCTCGAAGTCAAGCGGCTGGATTTCGTCAAGACCGCCCGCGCCAAGGGCTTGCGGGATTCCGTCATCCAGCGCCGCCATGTGCTGCGCAATGCGCTGCTGCCGGTGGTGACGCTCGCCGGCCTGCAGGCGGGCACGCTGGTGGGCGGCGCCGTGCTCACTGAGACCGTGTTCGCATGGCCGGGCATCGGCCGGCTGATGTACGAGTCGCTGCTGCAGCGTGATTACAACCTGCTGCTCGGCGTCTTCGTGGTGTGTTCGGCCATGGTGCTGGCCTTCAATCTGGTCACCGATCTGGTCTATCGCTCGGTCGATCCGCGCATCGAGTACGCCACATGA
- a CDS encoding TRAP transporter substrate-binding protein yields the protein MKRREFLTATGAGLAASTVAAPAIAQSMPEIKWRLTASWPKSLDTLYGGCEFFCKRVAEMTDNRFQIQPFAAGEIVPGLQVLDAVQNGTVEMGNTALYYYWGKNPAFTFGTSLPFGLNTRQHLSWMLFDGGMAMLNDLLGEYNCHGIPTGSTGAQMGGWFRKEIKSMEDFKGLKFRIGGFAGTIIAKVGGVPQQIAGGDIYPALEKGTIDAAEWVGPYDDEKLGFAKVAKYYYYPGWWEGTGQGHNIVNIPKWNALPKHYQAILTSASHDTFTWVTGKYDYVNPPALKRLLASGAVLRPFPQEVLETCYKAANEIYADLSQTNKHFGKLHASLANYRGDSLMWMQVAELSFDSFMMRMRTRV from the coding sequence GTGAAACGTCGTGAATTCCTGACAGCAACCGGCGCCGGCCTGGCCGCCAGCACGGTCGCCGCGCCCGCCATTGCCCAATCGATGCCCGAGATCAAATGGCGGCTGACGGCCAGTTGGCCAAAGTCGCTGGATACGCTCTATGGCGGCTGCGAATTCTTCTGCAAGCGCGTCGCCGAGATGACCGACAACCGCTTCCAGATCCAGCCGTTCGCCGCCGGTGAAATCGTCCCCGGCCTGCAGGTGCTCGACGCGGTGCAGAACGGCACGGTCGAGATGGGCAATACGGCGCTGTATTATTACTGGGGCAAGAATCCGGCGTTCACGTTCGGCACATCGTTGCCGTTCGGACTGAACACGCGGCAGCATCTGTCGTGGATGCTGTTCGATGGCGGTATGGCGATGCTCAACGACCTGCTCGGCGAGTACAACTGCCACGGCATTCCGACTGGCAGCACTGGCGCCCAGATGGGCGGCTGGTTCCGCAAGGAAATCAAGTCCATGGAGGATTTCAAAGGCCTCAAATTTCGGATCGGCGGTTTCGCCGGGACGATCATCGCCAAGGTCGGCGGCGTGCCGCAGCAGATCGCGGGCGGCGACATCTATCCGGCGCTGGAGAAAGGCACCATCGACGCGGCGGAATGGGTCGGCCCCTATGACGACGAGAAGCTCGGTTTCGCCAAGGTCGCGAAATACTACTATTATCCGGGCTGGTGGGAAGGCACCGGCCAGGGCCACAACATCGTCAACATCCCGAAGTGGAACGCGTTGCCGAAGCACTATCAGGCGATCCTCACCTCCGCATCGCATGACACATTCACCTGGGTTACCGGGAAGTACGATTACGTCAATCCACCGGCCTTGAAACGATTGCTCGCATCCGGCGCAGTCCTGCGCCCGTTCCCACAGGAGGTGCTGGAGACCTGCTACAAGGCCGCAAACGAAATCTATGCGGACCTTTCGCAGACCAACAAGCATTTCGGCAAACTGCACGCCAGCCTCGCCAATTACCGCGGCGACTCGCTGATGTGGATGCAGGTGGCCGAATTGAGCTTCGACAGCTTCATGATGCGGATGCGCACAAGGGTCTGA
- a CDS encoding ABC transporter ATP-binding protein, with product MATNTVVTVKDLKLALPPGGDRAYAVDGVSFDLTAGKILCVVGESGSGKSMCAHALMGLLPNSIVAEAGEIRFDGHNVLGLDESGWLALRGCRIAMVFQEPMTALNPLMRIGEQIAEMFEAHNLLTPRERKQRAVDLLREVGLPDPERSVRAFPHQLSGGQRQRAMIAMALALEPAVLVADEPTTALDVTTQAQILKLIRDLQRRRHMAVMFITHDFGVVADIADRIVVLQHGKVVEQGSADDVLRRPQHAYTRALLAAVPSLQPPARASLSDQHKVVEVIGLDKTYVSGGGWFQPKRHVQAAKNVSFDIHKGETLGLVGESGSGKSSVARLVVRLLEADRGSVRLGDIDLTAIDGRALRNQRRRIQMVFQDPFASLNPRRKVGHIITDGPIAHGVDPDVARRRAHELLGLVGLNASAMERFPHEFSGGQRQRIGIARALALEPEILVADEAVSALDVSVQAQVLNLLEDLKTRLGLSMLFITHDLRVAAQICDRIAVMQRGTIVELKPATALFAVPEHPYTRELLAAVPGQISPSRAA from the coding sequence ATGGCGACCAACACCGTCGTGACCGTCAAGGACTTGAAACTGGCGCTGCCACCCGGCGGCGATCGCGCTTATGCCGTCGATGGCGTGTCGTTCGATCTGACGGCGGGCAAAATCCTGTGCGTGGTCGGGGAATCCGGCTCGGGCAAGTCGATGTGCGCCCATGCGTTGATGGGATTGCTACCGAACAGCATCGTCGCCGAGGCCGGCGAGATCCGCTTCGACGGACACAACGTACTCGGCCTCGACGAGAGCGGCTGGCTGGCGCTACGCGGTTGCCGCATCGCCATGGTGTTTCAGGAGCCGATGACGGCGCTCAATCCCTTGATGCGGATCGGCGAGCAGATCGCCGAGATGTTCGAGGCCCACAATCTCCTGACGCCGCGGGAGCGAAAGCAAAGGGCTGTCGACCTGCTGCGCGAAGTGGGGCTGCCGGATCCGGAGCGCTCAGTGCGCGCCTTTCCGCATCAATTGTCCGGCGGCCAGCGCCAGCGCGCCATGATCGCCATGGCGCTGGCACTCGAACCGGCCGTGCTGGTGGCCGACGAACCGACCACCGCGCTCGACGTCACGACCCAGGCGCAGATCCTCAAGCTGATCCGCGACCTGCAGCGCCGCCGCCACATGGCCGTCATGTTTATCACCCATGATTTCGGCGTGGTCGCCGACATCGCCGATCGCATTGTGGTGCTCCAGCACGGCAAGGTGGTCGAACAGGGATCCGCCGACGATGTGTTGCGGCGCCCGCAGCATGCCTATACCCGTGCGTTGCTTGCCGCGGTGCCGAGCCTGCAGCCGCCGGCGCGGGCTTCGCTGTCCGATCAGCACAAGGTGGTCGAGGTGATTGGCCTGGACAAAACCTATGTCAGCGGTGGCGGCTGGTTTCAGCCCAAACGCCATGTGCAGGCCGCAAAGAATGTGAGCTTCGACATTCACAAGGGCGAGACCCTCGGCCTGGTCGGAGAATCCGGTTCCGGCAAGTCGTCGGTGGCCCGCCTCGTGGTGCGCCTGCTCGAAGCCGACCGCGGCTCAGTTCGACTCGGCGACATCGATCTGACGGCCATCGACGGCAGGGCGTTGCGCAACCAACGCCGCCGCATCCAGATGGTGTTTCAGGACCCGTTTGCTTCGCTCAACCCACGCCGCAAGGTCGGCCACATCATCACCGACGGGCCGATCGCGCACGGGGTTGATCCGGACGTCGCGCGGCGGCGCGCCCATGAGCTGCTCGGCCTGGTGGGCCTCAACGCCAGCGCGATGGAGCGTTTTCCGCATGAGTTTTCCGGCGGCCAGCGCCAGCGCATCGGGATCGCACGTGCACTGGCGCTCGAGCCGGAAATCCTGGTCGCCGACGAAGCGGTCTCCGCGCTCGACGTCTCGGTGCAGGCCCAGGTCCTCAATCTCCTGGAGGATCTCAAGACACGGCTCGGTCTCTCGATGCTGTTCATCACCCACGACCTGCGGGTGGCGGCGCAGATCTGCGATCGGATCGCCGTGATGCAGCGCGGCACGATCGTCGAGTTGAAGCCGGCGACCGCCCTGTTCGCGGTACCGGAGCATCCCTACACGCGGGAGCTGCTTGCAGCGGTGCCCGGCCAGATATCGCCGTCGAGGGCTGCCTGA
- a CDS encoding ABC transporter substrate-binding protein — protein MLKQILVGLALTSALSAAAFAQEPKAGGVINAVIQPEPPGLMVGMVQNGPTQMVAGNIYEGLLRYSPKLEPLPSLADSWTVSEDGKVYTFKLKSGVTWHDGKPFTSADVLFSIDFLKQTHPRARGNLAQLDKVEAPDATTVVFTLKQPFGPFLGIFEVGSLPMIPKHIYEGTDYKTNPANNTPIGTGPFMFKEWQKGSFIRLVKNPNYHIKGKPYLDEIYWHVIPDAAARSVAFETGKVDVLPGGSVENFDVPRLTKLKNVCVTGAGWEFFSPHSWLWLNNRSGPTANKKFRQAVMFALDRNFAKDVIWNGLGRVATGPSGSSIKYYSNAVPEYFYDPAKAKALLKEAGYNGEKVRLLPLPYGETWQRWAEAVRQNLQDVGINVEMIATDVPGWNQKTSEWDYDIAFTYLYQYGDPALGVGRNYVSSQIAKGSPFNNVEGYTNPEIDQLFADGAVAFPDTKRTDFYAKAQKILVEDVPVAWLLELQFPTITRCNVKNLITTGIGVNDGFRDAWIDK, from the coding sequence ATGCTGAAGCAGATCTTGGTTGGGCTGGCCTTGACCAGCGCGTTAAGCGCAGCGGCTTTTGCGCAAGAACCAAAAGCAGGCGGCGTCATCAACGCCGTGATCCAGCCGGAGCCTCCGGGCCTGATGGTGGGGATGGTGCAGAACGGACCGACCCAGATGGTCGCGGGCAATATCTATGAAGGCCTGCTGCGCTACAGCCCAAAACTCGAACCACTTCCCAGCCTGGCCGACAGCTGGACGGTCAGCGAAGACGGCAAGGTCTACACCTTCAAGCTCAAGAGCGGCGTCACCTGGCACGACGGCAAGCCGTTCACTTCGGCCGACGTGCTGTTCTCGATCGACTTCCTGAAGCAGACCCACCCGCGCGCACGTGGCAATCTGGCCCAGCTCGACAAGGTCGAGGCGCCGGACGCCACCACCGTCGTGTTCACACTGAAACAGCCGTTCGGCCCCTTCCTCGGCATCTTCGAGGTCGGCTCGCTGCCGATGATCCCGAAGCACATCTATGAAGGCACCGACTACAAGACCAATCCCGCCAACAACACTCCGATCGGCACCGGCCCCTTCATGTTCAAGGAGTGGCAGAAGGGATCGTTCATTCGCCTGGTCAAGAATCCAAACTACCATATCAAGGGCAAGCCCTATCTCGACGAGATCTACTGGCATGTGATTCCGGACGCAGCGGCGCGATCGGTGGCGTTTGAGACCGGCAAGGTCGACGTGCTGCCCGGCGGCTCGGTGGAAAACTTCGACGTGCCGCGGCTGACCAAGCTCAAGAACGTGTGCGTCACCGGCGCCGGCTGGGAATTCTTCAGCCCGCATTCCTGGCTCTGGCTCAACAACCGCTCCGGGCCGACCGCGAACAAGAAATTCCGGCAGGCCGTGATGTTCGCGCTCGATCGCAATTTTGCGAAAGACGTGATTTGGAACGGCCTCGGCAGGGTTGCCACCGGGCCGTCCGGCTCGTCGATCAAATATTATTCGAACGCGGTGCCCGAGTATTTCTACGACCCGGCCAAGGCCAAAGCCCTGCTGAAGGAGGCCGGCTACAATGGCGAGAAGGTCCGCCTGCTGCCGCTGCCTTACGGCGAAACCTGGCAACGCTGGGCGGAAGCCGTGCGACAGAACCTGCAGGACGTCGGCATCAACGTCGAGATGATCGCGACCGACGTTCCCGGCTGGAACCAGAAGACGTCCGAATGGGACTATGACATCGCCTTCACGTACCTCTACCAGTACGGCGATCCGGCCCTCGGCGTCGGCCGCAACTATGTTAGCAGCCAGATCGCAAAGGGCTCGCCGTTCAACAACGTCGAAGGCTACACCAACCCCGAGATCGATCAGCTGTTCGCTGACGGTGCGGTGGCGTTCCCCGACACGAAGCGGACGGATTTCTACGCCAAGGCACAGAAGATCCTGGTCGAGGATGTGCCGGTGGCATGGCTGCTGGAGCTGCAGTTCCCCACTATCACCCGCTGCAATGTCAAGAATCTCATCACCACCGGCATCGGTGTGAACGACGGCTTCCGCGACGCCTGGATCGACAAATAG
- a CDS encoding class II aldolase/adducin family protein: MTLTAQARPVAVNSDAQIRIDLAAAYRLIHRLGLDDSIYTHISARLPGPEHRFLINPYGLRFEEVTASNLVTVDPDGQVIDDPIGLGINPAGFTIHSAVHAARPDAICVLHTHTVAGVAVSSQQDGVLPLNQWSMQFTDAIAYHDYEGIALDLDERQRLVADLRDKYVMVLRNHGMLTCGRSVAEAFKLMHNLERSCRAQLAIQAAGAPVARLSNAVAVKTAGQYASFYDSIEIKGKPDSEWAAFKRMLERTDPDFMN; this comes from the coding sequence ATGACCCTCACTGCCCAAGCTCGCCCTGTCGCCGTGAACTCCGATGCCCAGATCCGCATCGACCTCGCCGCCGCCTATCGCCTGATCCATCGGCTCGGCCTGGACGACAGCATCTACACCCACATCTCGGCTCGCCTTCCGGGTCCGGAGCACCGCTTCCTGATCAACCCGTATGGCCTGCGCTTCGAGGAGGTCACGGCATCCAACCTGGTGACGGTCGATCCCGACGGCCAGGTGATCGACGACCCGATCGGGCTCGGCATCAATCCGGCCGGCTTCACCATTCACAGCGCCGTGCACGCCGCGCGCCCGGATGCGATCTGCGTGCTGCACACCCACACCGTCGCCGGTGTCGCGGTGTCGTCGCAGCAGGACGGGGTGTTGCCGCTCAATCAGTGGTCGATGCAGTTCACCGATGCCATCGCCTATCACGACTATGAAGGCATCGCGCTCGATCTCGATGAGCGTCAGCGCCTGGTTGCCGATCTCCGCGACAAGTACGTGATGGTGCTGCGCAATCACGGCATGCTGACCTGTGGGCGCTCCGTCGCCGAGGCCTTCAAGCTGATGCATAATCTGGAGCGCTCCTGCCGCGCGCAGCTCGCGATCCAGGCCGCAGGAGCTCCCGTCGCGCGCCTGTCCAACGCGGTGGCCGTCAAGACGGCCGGCCAATATGCGAGCTTCTACGACAGCATCGAGATCAAGGGTAAGCCGGACAGCGAATGGGCCGCCTTCAAGCGGATGCTGGAACGCACCGATCCCGACTTCATGAACTAG
- a CDS encoding aspartate aminotransferase family protein, which produces MDTQPNSPAARDRKYHLHSYTDARRHQEVGPLIIEKGQGIYVEDDSGKRYIEAMAGLWSVGVGFSEPRLIEAATRQMSKLPYYHNFGHKGHSPLVDLAEKLVTMAPVPMSKAFFTNSGSEANDTAMKMIWYRSNALAQPQRKKLISRLRGYHGVTIASASLTGLPNNHLSFDLPIANVLHTSSPHYWREAQPGESEQDFSSRLADDLEKLILAEGPETIAAFFGEPVMGAGGVVVPPAGYWQKIQAVLAKYDILLVADEVICGFGRTGNMFGSETYAIKPDIMVMSKQISSSYLPISALLINDKVFEPLADESNRIGTFGHGFTGGGHPVAAAVALENIKIIEERGLVANAREVGAHMMKGLRELGAHELVGEVRGVGLIGAIELVADKPGKSPLGKAGALGGIVNKHLQQNGVITRNMGDALAFCPPLIITKAEVDTLLAAVKQSLDATLKEVKD; this is translated from the coding sequence ATGGATACCCAGCCCAATTCACCTGCCGCGCGCGACCGGAAGTATCATCTTCACTCCTATACCGACGCCCGCCGTCACCAGGAGGTCGGCCCGCTGATCATCGAGAAGGGCCAGGGGATCTATGTCGAGGACGACAGCGGCAAGCGTTATATCGAGGCCATGGCTGGCTTGTGGAGCGTCGGCGTCGGCTTCTCGGAGCCGCGGTTGATCGAGGCCGCGACGCGACAGATGTCCAAGCTGCCCTACTATCACAACTTCGGACACAAGGGGCATTCGCCGCTGGTCGACCTGGCGGAAAAGCTTGTGACCATGGCGCCGGTGCCGATGAGCAAGGCGTTCTTCACCAACTCCGGATCCGAGGCCAACGACACGGCCATGAAGATGATCTGGTATCGCTCCAACGCCTTGGCGCAGCCGCAACGCAAGAAGCTGATCAGCCGTCTGCGCGGTTATCACGGCGTCACCATCGCATCCGCGAGCCTGACCGGGCTGCCGAACAATCATCTATCGTTCGACCTGCCGATCGCCAACGTGCTGCACACCTCCTCGCCGCATTACTGGCGCGAGGCGCAGCCTGGCGAGAGCGAGCAGGATTTCTCCTCGCGGCTGGCGGACGATCTCGAGAAGCTGATCCTCGCCGAAGGGCCGGAGACGATCGCCGCCTTCTTCGGCGAGCCGGTGATGGGCGCCGGCGGCGTCGTGGTGCCGCCCGCCGGCTACTGGCAGAAGATCCAGGCCGTGCTCGCCAAATACGACATCCTGCTGGTGGCCGATGAAGTAATCTGCGGCTTTGGCCGCACCGGCAACATGTTCGGCAGCGAAACCTACGCCATCAAGCCCGACATCATGGTGATGTCGAAGCAGATCTCGTCGTCCTATCTGCCGATCTCCGCACTGCTCATCAACGACAAGGTGTTCGAGCCGCTCGCCGACGAGAGCAACCGGATCGGCACCTTCGGCCATGGCTTCACCGGCGGCGGACACCCGGTCGCGGCCGCCGTCGCGCTCGAGAACATCAAGATCATCGAGGAGCGCGGCCTCGTTGCCAATGCCCGCGAGGTCGGGGCCCACATGATGAAGGGCCTGCGCGAACTGGGCGCGCACGAGCTGGTCGGCGAGGTTCGCGGCGTCGGCCTGATCGGCGCGATCGAACTTGTCGCTGACAAGCCCGGCAAGTCGCCATTGGGCAAGGCCGGCGCGCTCGGCGGCATCGTCAACAAGCATCTGCAGCAGAACGGCGTGATCACCCGCAACATGGGCGATGCGCTGGCATTCTGCCCGCCGCTGATCATCACCAAGGCCGAGGTCGATACCCTGCTGGCCGCGGTGAAGCAGTCGCTCGATGCAACGCTGAAGGAAGTCAAAGACTGA
- a CDS encoding LysR substrate-binding domain-containing protein, giving the protein MKSAHPYPVVALRSIPPLAALQAFERAATQLSFRRAARDLALSPSAISHQIRGLEAQFGVKLFVRGARSVRLTAEGERYLEQVSAALTALDGAGRELMTRRRADRHELWVSSLPFFTSTVLLPALPDFHRRHPDLTLRIEATHQYADFNSSGVDVAIRYGREQATGLKFEPLVEVNALPVCAPSVIKAGLRTPADLSRHVLIHLISQPQSWPRWLGEMGLADLQPRGHLWLDTVPAALEAAEHGLGVTLAMAPLIRRRPGFGSKLIAPFKVQAGFREKLYLVSRPEQARDRRISALRRWIVDAVRAGGQ; this is encoded by the coding sequence ATGAAATCTGCTCACCCATATCCGGTCGTTGCGCTGCGATCGATCCCGCCGCTGGCGGCGCTGCAAGCCTTCGAGCGCGCCGCGACACAACTGTCGTTCCGCCGCGCGGCGCGCGACCTGGCGCTCAGTCCGTCGGCAATCAGCCATCAGATCCGCGGGCTGGAAGCGCAGTTCGGCGTCAAGCTGTTTGTGCGCGGCGCGCGATCGGTGCGCCTGACCGCTGAAGGCGAGCGTTACCTGGAGCAGGTCTCGGCTGCTCTCACCGCGCTGGACGGCGCGGGACGCGAGTTGATGACCCGGCGGCGCGCCGATCGCCACGAATTGTGGGTCAGCTCACTGCCGTTTTTCACCAGCACCGTTCTGCTGCCGGCGCTGCCCGACTTCCATCGGCGCCATCCGGACCTGACGCTGCGTATCGAAGCCACGCATCAATATGCCGACTTCAACAGCTCCGGCGTCGATGTCGCCATCCGCTATGGCCGCGAGCAAGCCACCGGCCTGAAATTCGAACCGCTGGTCGAGGTCAACGCCCTACCCGTCTGCGCGCCGTCGGTGATCAAGGCAGGCCTGCGCACACCAGCTGATCTCTCCCGCCACGTTCTGATCCATCTGATCTCGCAGCCGCAGTCATGGCCACGCTGGCTCGGCGAGATGGGGCTTGCCGATTTGCAGCCGCGCGGACATCTGTGGCTCGATACCGTACCTGCAGCGCTGGAAGCCGCCGAGCATGGCCTCGGCGTGACGCTGGCGATGGCGCCTCTGATCCGGCGCCGCCCGGGCTTCGGCAGCAAGCTGATCGCCCCCTTCAAGGTCCAGGCCGGCTTTCGCGAAAAGCTTTATCTGGTGTCGCGCCCGGAACAGGCGCGCGACCGGCGCATCAGCGCGCTGCGGCGCTGGATCGTCGATGCCGTGCGGGCCGGCGGCCAGTGA
- a CDS encoding glyoxylate/hydroxypyruvate reductase A, protein MRCVFLSKSLDLRDYLGTEIPHLADRIELVDHRDDGTDADIQMAIAWKPPDDAFARYPNLQAVCSIGAGVDNILACPSLRPDIDVVRVVDPAQAQMMSGFVIWHVIWHQRRFATYLAQQRDQIWRRLRQRAVQEVPVALLGYGEIGQRVAADLAMLGFPVMAWSRTEKPMPAGIIGYHGHDGLADMLARTEVLVNLLPLTPQTRGLLNRETFGRMRRGGYLIQVGRGEHLVDADLLAALESEQLAGAALDVFVPEPLQPNHPFWRHPKIIVTPHDACDVSLTAVSATLRATADAVEAGRRPPHAVDRAQGY, encoded by the coding sequence ATGCGCTGTGTCTTCCTTAGCAAAAGTCTCGATCTGCGGGACTATCTCGGCACGGAAATCCCGCACCTCGCTGACCGCATCGAGCTCGTGGACCATCGCGACGACGGCACGGACGCGGACATTCAGATGGCGATCGCCTGGAAGCCGCCAGACGACGCGTTCGCGCGCTATCCCAACCTACAGGCGGTCTGCTCGATCGGCGCGGGCGTCGACAACATCCTCGCCTGCCCGAGCCTGCGACCCGATATCGATGTGGTGCGCGTGGTCGATCCGGCGCAAGCGCAGATGATGTCGGGCTTCGTGATCTGGCATGTGATCTGGCATCAGCGGCGCTTCGCCACCTATCTGGCGCAGCAGCGCGATCAGATCTGGCGGCGCCTGCGGCAGCGTGCCGTGCAGGAGGTGCCGGTCGCACTGCTGGGGTATGGGGAAATCGGCCAGCGGGTCGCCGCCGACCTCGCCATGCTGGGCTTTCCGGTGATGGCCTGGAGCCGCACCGAAAAGCCGATGCCTGCCGGCATCATCGGCTATCATGGCCACGACGGACTTGCTGATATGCTTGCGCGCACCGAGGTGCTGGTCAACCTGCTGCCGCTGACACCGCAGACCCGGGGTCTTCTGAACCGTGAGACCTTCGGCCGCATGCGCCGCGGCGGCTATCTGATCCAGGTTGGCCGCGGTGAACACCTGGTCGACGCCGATCTGCTCGCGGCTCTTGAGAGCGAACAACTGGCCGGCGCGGCCCTCGATGTGTTCGTCCCCGAGCCCTTGCAGCCGAACCATCCGTTCTGGCGGCATCCGAAGATCATCGTTACGCCACATGATGCGTGCGACGTCAGTCTCACGGCGGTCAGCGCGACCCTGCGTGCCACGGCGGATGCCGTCGAGGCCGGCCGGCGCCCGCCACACGCCGTCGATCGTGCGCAGGGCTATTGA
- a CDS encoding ABC transporter permease, with protein MKQVWRTMSRNPGGLIGLVILAIAIFIAVFGPLLFPTSPWRMVQRPFLPPFAVAGLPLGTDALGRDVMAGVIYGARVSLLVGLVSTLAALAIGVPLGAAAGYFGNRIDDALMRFTEFFQTVPSFALAIVLVAILQPSMVSIVIAIAIVSWPPVARLVRGEVLSLRSREYVQAAIVTGQSNSWIIWREIMPNALSPVIVLASLMVATAILLESSLSFLGLGDPNLMSWGYMVGAGRTVIRQAWWITVFPGIAILVSVLALNLIGEGLNDALNPRLAKEGR; from the coding sequence ATGAAACAGGTCTGGCGAACGATGTCGCGCAATCCCGGCGGGCTGATCGGCCTTGTGATCCTCGCGATCGCGATATTCATCGCGGTGTTCGGCCCGCTGCTGTTTCCGACCTCGCCCTGGCGCATGGTGCAGCGGCCATTTCTGCCGCCGTTCGCGGTGGCAGGGCTTCCGCTCGGCACCGACGCGCTGGGACGCGACGTCATGGCGGGCGTGATCTATGGCGCCCGCGTCTCGCTGCTGGTCGGCCTGGTCTCGACTTTGGCGGCTCTGGCGATCGGCGTCCCGCTCGGCGCTGCCGCCGGCTATTTCGGCAACCGCATCGACGACGCCCTGATGCGATTCACGGAATTCTTCCAGACCGTTCCAAGCTTTGCACTGGCCATTGTGCTGGTCGCCATCCTGCAGCCCTCGATGGTGTCGATCGTCATCGCCATCGCCATCGTGAGCTGGCCGCCGGTGGCGCGCCTGGTCCGCGGCGAAGTGCTGTCGCTGCGCAGCCGCGAATACGTCCAGGCCGCAATCGTGACCGGACAGAGCAACAGCTGGATCATCTGGCGCGAGATCATGCCCAATGCGCTGTCGCCGGTGATCGTGCTGGCCTCGCTGATGGTCGCGACCGCGATCCTGCTGGAATCGTCGCTGTCGTTTCTCGGCCTCGGCGATCCCAATCTGATGTCGTGGGGTTACATGGTCGGCGCCGGCCGCACCGTCATCCGCCAGGCCTGGTGGATTACGGTGTTTCCCGGCATCGCCATCCTGGTCTCGGTGCTGGCGCTGAACCTGATCGGCGAAGGCCTCAATGATGCGCTGAACCCGCGCCTCGCCAAGGAAGGGCGCTGA